The Streptococcus pluranimalium genome contains a region encoding:
- a CDS encoding ECF transporter S component encodes MKTNKAHQTATIAIFFAIMLIIQLLSNMIFSIWPIPIKPTLVQIPVIIAAILYGPRIGASLGFLMGMMSLITNSIIILPTSYLFSPFVDNGNLTSVIIAILPRVLIGITPYFVYKWLSNHLGLALSGLIGSLTNTVFVLTGIFVFFSSIYNGNIQALLAAIVSSNAIAEMIISAILVPVIIPRLERFKNK; translated from the coding sequence GTGAAAACTAATAAAGCTCACCAAACAGCGACAATTGCCATCTTTTTTGCCATTATGCTTATCATTCAACTATTGAGTAATATGATTTTTAGCATTTGGCCGATTCCTATCAAACCAACTTTGGTGCAGATTCCGGTGATTATCGCAGCTATACTTTATGGTCCTAGAATTGGAGCAAGTTTAGGTTTTTTAATGGGGATGATGAGTTTAATCACAAACAGTATCATCATACTACCTACAAGCTATCTCTTTTCACCCTTTGTTGATAATGGTAATCTAACTTCGGTAATTATTGCCATCTTACCACGTGTCTTAATCGGTATTACCCCATATTTTGTCTACAAGTGGCTGAGCAATCATTTGGGACTAGCTCTTTCTGGTTTGATTGGTTCTTTAACAAATACCGTATTCGTTCTCACAGGTATTTTTGTCTTCTTCTCTTCGATATATAATGGGAATATCCAAGCCTTACTCGCAGCTATTGTTTCATCAAACGCTATTGCTGAAATGATTATTTCTGCAATCCTTGTCCCCGTTATCATACCAAGATTAGAACGATTTAAAAATAAGTAA